Part of the Chelmon rostratus isolate fCheRos1 chromosome 10, fCheRos1.pri, whole genome shotgun sequence genome is shown below.
CCACCCAGATGAGCATCGAGGACTTCACCATGTATGGAGGCGCTTTTGGAAACAAGCAGGACAGTGTTTTCCCCAACCTCGAGGTGAGAGGATGTTGACTGGGTGGCAGTCGACAGGCTGACACCATTCAGCTACCAGTGCTGATGTACTCGTCACCTGTGTTCGTCATGTTGATGATGTCGTAGGTCACTCATGTTCATGTCACTGACAGATGTTTTGTCCCTCACGTCTCACAGGGGGCTCTGATGTCCTCGTCCTCTCCTTTGGTGTTACCTGCCGTGTCCTGGCCTGCCTCCAATgcagtgattggccagctgCAGGACCAGTTAGACACCTCCCCTCTGTACATGGATCCTGAGACACTAAGTCAGCTGAGACTGAACGCCTCCTCGCCCGCCCTGCTGGTGTTCAGGCTGCCGTACGGCATCGGGTAGGAGCTGTGGAGACACGCTGAGACAGAGATGATTTCAGCTGAGCGCTGACTGTGACACCAGTCGTGAGCTTTAATAGTCCAACAGGCTCcgttggtcagacaaaacaagagaacTGATGGGCTTTAATGGCTCCAGGAAGTTGTTTGGGCCAttttttgctgacattttacagactgaaCTATTGATCATTCAATTGAGGAATTATGTCTTACGTTCAGAATGCCGCAGAGACACCAGAGGTACAATACCTGTAAATCACCAACGGGGCTTAATTCtattgtttgtgtgatttgtcaCGTTCTGTATGGAGCAGAGCCACATGGCCGTGTCTGTCCCTGGATGTTACAGCTTAGGTTGTGAAGTCTTGCACCTCATTCGTTCAGGATTAACAGTACAGGTGAATAAAAAGTTCACTGTGCTCCTCCATCATTTATCTCATCGCTCCTGACGCCGTGTTAACCATCAGGCAGCCAAAGGATGGTCTGTAATAGACATGGACGTTCAGCAGGAGAAAGGAGATCATATTTTGTAAACTTGTAAGGGTGCCAAGATTTTAATTTGCCAAAAACAGAtgtgggttaaaaaaaaacagcttaaaaGAGGATAGCAGTGACTCGCTGTAGCTGACATCACAACAGCACATTTCATGACCTCTCACAgggttagcatgttagcatgatcaGGTTAGCCAAAATGTTGTTGATTTCCTCCAAAAAGTAAaatttcacactgagctgattttacagaaataaaacagtcatTAACTTACAGTCATTACTCAGTACAACGTAGTGACGTTTGTCCTCAGTGTTAAACTCATCCTGAGGGGCAGCGGGGGCCACAGTGTGGCGCCCATGGACCGACTCCAGCGctgagactgactgacaggacAGTTATCCTAAGATGTTTGTGTTGATGGTGGAAACCCAACGAGCGTGATTTTAATTCTAATAATTTCTCTCTTCCAGGGCTGATCTGATGTCTGCGAAAGAGATTCTCAGTGGAAACGGTGAGTCTGTCTTACGACCGTCTGATGATAGTTtgctgtgtgatgctgtgttAACGCATCAACGTGCTGTTTTCAGATGAGGTGATCGGTCAGGTGTTGAGCACCATGAAGGCCCAGTCTGTCCCGTACACAGCCGTTTACACAGCCCTGCGGCCCTCCAGGGTGAGCCCATGTGTCTTCATTGAAAGTGTGTCTctgttgttctgcagcagtTTAATTCATGTCTCCCGtccgtctctctgcaggaggcTGCGTCTCTCTCTATGGAAGCAGGCCTGGGTGGAGGACGCTCTCTCCTGCAGTCCAGAGGTGGATACAAGGAGAGAGAGCGGGAAAGGGAGAGGCAGCGTAGGATCAAGGAGAAGGCTGGGATCTACAGTCCAGTGGAGTTTAAGGTGGAGTGACTCGGTTGCAGATGTCATGTTTGCTTGTTATTACCAATAATCCATAATCccacgaaaagaccaaaaccagcagtgaatgctaactgctaacggCTAACAGTTCTGTGTATCACAGCCTGATAGATCTTCTTttgagccacagagctccattaaatCAGTGAGCCTCACACGTGTTCCcccatcaccatgaacacacacacacactacagcaccaaatgtggattcatccgctgctgaaaatagtcccagcatatgctgtgtgtcctccagtttgtttgataaaagctacagcgagcagctgtttgtggaAATGACTGGAAACTACATCCTGCACATCTCTTCCTGCAGGAGGGCGAAGACACCTGCATCCTCCTGTGGGCAAAGAGCCTGTCAGTGAGCATCCTGCGGAGCGGTCGCTGGGAAGTCCAAGACCTGACCCCGTCCACCTTCGGTGTCACCCCGAGCCTCCACGGCTCGAGCTGCAACAAAGCCAAATCCAGGTAGGAGCTTCTTGATTATATACAAAATGACCCAGAAGACTCCAGCAGGCTCATATGAAGCTCCTGACTGTAAAATCTGCATCACCTTAGCGCTACAGCCAccaattactttcattattgattaatctaccagttattttcttaattgattggtccaaaaaaacagaacatagTGAAATAACGTTTGTCACCGCGGGTCCAAGGCgacgtcttcaaatgtcaaAACTGAGTTTGAGTATTCAGATATTCAAACTGAGGACACCAGCAGGTATTCAGACTGTTGGAACCAGaacagaagctgcagccagtcaGCTGCTGAACTGAACGACTCACATGATCGTTACTGAttattaaaacagctgcagattgtCTGTTGATTAAATGCTTCGGCTGTTCttgtttccttcttctcctcgtCTGtcactctcttctcctctgagATTTTTCGATGCGTAGAAGTGTCAGAAGCGCGGTCGTGGCCACACGATTACATCGTCGCGTCCATTCATTGCATCAGATGTGCTTCAGAACTGATGATGTGCAGTCTGACGCACTTTATTAGATCCttttcacacagtgtgacaTGCAGTAAGAGTGTTATCATCTCGCAGCCTTAAGACAGCAACGATGCAGTAAAGACATGAATTCACATTTATTTGAAGACCAGAGCTGCTCTCATCGTTCATCAGGCAGCTTTTAaattccctctttcctcctttctctcatttcatttttgcagGTTGGTTCTTAATTATGAGAAAGTCCTCGGTCACAACAGCTTCAAACTGATGtgagtctgcacacacacacacacacacactctgtaccCCCCTCCTGTAACCGTCATAACCTCGCTGAACGCTCCTCGTCTGTGTGTCCAGCTTCGCTATGAGCCAGCGTCACTACAGGGTGTCTGCACGCCGCTGGTTCACTCTGGACAGCGTGGAGCTGGAGTACGACGAGATCACGGCCACGTTCAACGGCAGCAGGAACATTTACGCCCCCGCCGAGTACTCGTACCGCTGCGAGTCCGTCACCAGCTTCCGTTGGCCCCTGCTCATCCCGCGCTCATCTCGAGATCCGGCCAATCAGTGGAGGGTCTCTTTTGAAGACTTTCAGGTaaaagagtgatttttttttcccttcctaATATAATCTCATAATTAGGTTTTTCAGAGGGTGACACTGTGGCCCCCCCACCCCACAGATCCAGGGCTTTAACGTGAGCGGCAGCGAGTTCTCGTACGCCAGTGACTGCGCGGGGTTCTTCTCTCCTGGGATCTGGATGGGTCTGATGACGAGTCTTCTCATGGTCCTCGTGCTCACCTACGGCCTGCACATGATCATGCAGCTCCACACGATGGACCGCTTCGATGACCCCAAGGGCCCGGCTATCTCTGTGCCCCAAACAGAGTGACGAGTCAGTTCACCCCATTTCTGTCCCTCAAATGCTTCCACCCCCAGCCTTTACATTCCACCCTGTTCATCTGTAGTTGGGCATTACACAGACTAATTAGTGGTGTTGTCACTGCATCCTGAGACTGAACAATCTAGTTTTCAGGTAGTTTGTGCCTCTTATGTATTAGCATTACATCCATTACCCAGAGAAACCCCCCCGCAAGGTGGTTTAACAACACTTCAGCTGTTCTGAAGCTGTTTCCAGAAGTCTCAAACCTAAAATATTTGTCTGCTGCATGAAGAGATTTTCAGTTCAATTTCAGTTCCACGGATGGTCGGATAACGGTCGGGAAAATCCTGATTTTTAGAAATTGCATCATATTTTGGAAATTTCCACAATGTTTTACAAttgaatctgtttttaatgtcagCTTCGATGATTCTGTCCATGTTCAGAATCACAGGGCCCCCTCAGGAgatggtagagaccaaaaacagagctaaaagtcAATAtttgacatgcaaaaaaaagttattGCAGGCTTAGTTTATACAGGAAGTTAGATTCTCTACACATTTTGTGTGcaagtattttatttattatgattGTTAAAGGTTGTCTTCTTTAAAGGTAAAgttgcagcattttatttagTACTTTTTACATGCAGTTACATGTTGAACCTGTCCACGTGTGGAGTTGGCCCTGGTCGCTCTGCTGGGTTTTGCATTGTTAAATCAGGCTCAGAGATGCTGATACATCAGAGGTACAAACATGGGCTAGTTTTCTGGCTGCTGTGGATAAATGCCCCCCATGAAAGGGATAACTGTACATGaagggacaaaaaaaatgaattataaaATAGTATTTATTGGTGAaggtgattgtgtgtgtttacagtcgTGTTGTGAGTAGACAGTTGAACTGTAGTTGTTGAATGGAGGGACGACAGACGAATCACGTCCACTGTTCTGTTAACTCCAGTATTCTTCATCAGTGAGCAAAGGGACGACGTTTCTGAAAATCTTAACTGAAAACgtgaaaacatcacaaacaaccAGACACGTCTGACTTGATGCTGTTTATTGTGAATGATCCTCGCGGTTCGTCTGTTTTGAACAATATTCCTTTCCTCTCATCATTAACttgaaaactgtatttattgcacagaaacacttaaTGTGAAccttttgtttaatttattttgttttgatgattCGTAATTATCAATGATGTCGTGCTGCTGATGTGACCCCAATAAAACATCTGTGAAAActgactttttcattttatttttaagaagtTTGACTAAAGCAGATAATTAGAATTTAGTTTCAGAACTTAGCAGAAGTAACTGCATCAATGCAATGGAGggatactttaaaaaaaattgactaACATTTAACTGTTCAGTGACAGTGCACCTCCTTACATTATGGGAAAACCTTTCCTGCAAGGTATGTATGTTACCAGATCTGTCTGAATCCcttttattttataatacatttatatatatatatatagtaagTTCtttttgtctaaaaaaaaaaaaggtttaagaTAATTTTAAGATATTCGTATCTAAGGACAGTTTAGAGGAGCGAGACGAGCTTCATGACTGCAGTATATTGCACAAGGACAGATGAGTATGCATGTCTGACCCTgctcatcagctgcagctctgagttAAAGGTCGATATTTTAGTgtaatgaaacagaaaaggcAATGCAAGGTGAGTTTATTTGTAGCACAATGAAGAGAGAAACCACatctgaataaaatgaaatcaaacaggAAAACGTATCTGTGGCTAAATGTATGTGGACATCTTCAAGTCCTCTTTGGCACCGGGACACCTGGAGCTCAGTCATGTGATCGTCGACGTCACATGAACATCAATGATCACATGATGTGAATTTTgaggtgtccacatacttttggccacatagtgCAGGATTTTGATTGGTTTCATAGGTTTCTTGATTACTTCCTACGTTACGTCTTCGATTTAGATTTTCATTCAAAGCACAAATGTTGTGGTTTTAGTTTTCCAGTGGCTCCGTCACAGGATCTGAAAAGAACAAATGTTCAGGTGTTTACAGCACGAAAATGTTCTGTTACTGCAAACATGTCAGAAACCAGCAGTTTACACAGAGcctggtcttcatcagtggCACATGGCTCAGCTGCTTCAGATTACTCTGGTGTTCATCTGCTCTAAGCTGCAGATGTTGGCATGttcgttgatctgattggtcgGAGGTAGCCTGAGATAGACGGTGGCTCATCCAATCACGTGCTGAGTACGTTTTTGAAAGCGCCTGctcttttccaaacacacatatacatatatatatatatatatatatacacacacatatatatatacatgtatatatacatatatacacatacatatatgcatatatatacatacatatatatatacatacatatatacacatacatatacatacatatatacacatacatacatatatacatatatacatacatatatatacatacatatatatacatatatatacatacatatatatacatatatacatacatatatatacatacatatacattatatacatacatatatacatatatatacatacatatatatgcatatatatacatacatatatacatacatatatacatatatacatacatatatatgcatatatatacatacatatatacatatatatacatacatatatatgcatatatatacatacatatatatacatacatatatatatgcatatatatacatacatatatatgcatacatatatatgcatacatatatatgcatacatatatatacatacatatatatgcatatatatacatacatatatatacatacatatatatatgcatatatatacatacatatatatatgcatatatatacatgcatatatatacatgcatatatatacatgcatatatatacatgcatatatatacatacatatatatacatgcatatatatacatacatatatatacatacatatatacatatatacatacatatatatacatacatatatatacatatacacatatatacatacatatatacatacatatgtatatacatacatatatacatacatatatacatacatatatacacatacatatatacatacatatacatacatatatacatatatacatacatatatacatacatatacatacatatacatacatacatacatatatatatatatatacatatatacatacatatatacatacatatacatacatacatacatatatatatatacatatatacatacatatatgcatatatatacatacatatatacatatatacatacatatatacatatatacatacatatatatacatacatacatacatatatatacatacatatatatatacatacatacatacatatatatacatacatatatatacacatatatatacatacatatatatacacatatatatacatacatatatatatatatacatacatatatatatacatatatatacatacatacatatatacatatatatacatatatacatacatatatacatacatatatacacatatatacatacatatatatacatatatacatacatatgtatatatatacatatatacatacatatgtatatatatacatatatacatacatatatatacatacatatgtatatatacatatatacatacatacatatgtatatatacatatatacatacatatatacatacatatgtatatacatacatatatacatacatatgtatatacatacatatatacatacatatatatacatacatatatacatatatatatacatacatatatacatacatacatatatacatacgtatatatatacgtatatatatatgtatatatacatacatatatacatatatatatacatatatatatacacatatatatatatatataacacataatctgcagaaactcgttcatattccaatatttagttctgatatgctggtgctattcccctctgagccggcggtcggctagtttagctgtagtttggcacagctgtggttcgttattgcgtattcgtagccgaccgccgcagagtcagccgtgttgtggctggctgctcgcagcgcgcggcgttcggtaatgacatcatccacgtcagaggtagttgtctggagacgccggatgttgataacatgccaccacaggctcagaggggaatagcaccagcatatcataactaaatattgaatatgaacgagtttcgccgcagattatgcgttatatagaggctgcgcatggatgccccgagtactcgcattatacggatatacgcgccgctcctctggggctaatttcttcaaaacgactccaaatgccaccaaagttgtctgggtgaggaaatggtcgtatttaatgctacaaataaggtccaggttgtatCCTTTAACGTGACCACACTGAATGACTTCTgccatttgttttcctccataTTTGATCTTATCTTTATAACACATGATGTTTTGCTCTGCAGGACCACAGATTAGCTTCAGTTGAGTCAAACAGACTTGGAGCCACTTACACTGACACCTGTAGGCCACCTCCAGGTACTTGTAAGTGCCCACACACGGGTCTCCAAACACAGAGTTGCTAGCTTTGATAGCACAGCTTCTTTTCCCGTTACAGCTGTGGATGCAGAGCGATGTGGGTGAATACAGCTTCAATGTGCACAGAAACAGTCTCTTTTGAGAGGAGATGAACAGTAGCTTTACCTCTCAGCAACTTTGCTGGTGGGCCTCGAGCAGTGGACGTTTTGGAGCTGAGAGGCAGGACGCTGGTAAAAGCACGTGCTGCTGTCATGGCGTCCGTAATTGGCACCGATGACGAATATAACCTGGCCTTCACCTggcaagagaggaggaagagtgtcCCGTCAGATGAGTGTTGACGTGCAAAGAAACTACAGCTGAAACAGGAGAAACTGCGTTCTTACCACACTGCAGGTGTTCCACAGAGTGCTCACACGTGACGCTGTGGCCTGTGAAGACAAATCACATCAGACAGTCTGCACCTATCAGAGCCCCTCATGGCTCTCCCCCACTCTCAGCTTCATGCACAAAGGTAACTGACTCGCTGGGACGCAGTTGTAGGTGGTGTCCAGGTATTTGTGGATGCCCAAGCAGGGATCGGAAGTACGCACGTCGTTTGCGGTCAGTTCACACACCTTCCTGCCATCacagctgcagggagaggaCGAAGAATCACAGATCACCGAGCTGAATCTTATTTAGCACCGTTAATTAGTgctgggttaaaaaaaatcgATCCGCCGATTTAAATCGATTCtcatattatttttaaaaaatcgaTTCTCGCGTCCAAAGATCgatttttttatacatttatatacgcattttccgcactataaggcgcaccggattatGAACGGCCTATTTTAAAACGTTTTCATATACAGGGCGCACCACATTATAGGGCGCATAGACAGAAACTACCgtcctgtggtgtctggggttacgctatgcatccactagatcaggggacggcaacccgcggctctttcatccctctgatgtggctcctgaaaataattaatgagcatttatttaaaatgtattttattttagtttgttcgttttggAACAAACACCGCacgcgctcacagatgacagctgatcctgcgtaaagatgcaggtgacggcgcacagcgctgatgtgcagacgctgtgcgctgaggttcaggagcagaaatcacattaaccacgtttgattcatattttaattgcctattatttagcacatattcatatttttcattgttcagtgaaatagtcattttattattcaggttgacagctgactgcacgcgccagtaaaaggatgacggcacgcagagagtggaataccgctgttacttcggccacgccccctgactacagAATCGAATCGATTCTGAATCTCAAGAATCGGAATCGAATCGATTCTTGAAATCTGAATCGATACCCAGCCCTACCGTTAATAATGTAAAAGTATATGAATGTTCAATGACGCGTGAACTGTCAGCGTTTCCATCGCTCACTCTGAGTGGCAGAATGTTGTCCCGTAGTTTCAGCAAACTGTTTCAaatgtttattcattattttcagccGAGTCTTTCAACTGGTTATTGATTACCTTTAAGAGGTAAGATGATCCTTCATTAACACAGCGGGGACTTttgcagtgtgacagcagcaaagtgCAACAGTACAAAACTccacatcactgcacacacaccgAGCAGTTCAGGGGACACTGATGCTGCACAGGAGTGAATGAGTccgtttcagtgtgtgtgctacGCacataaagtttattattattattactgtcattcattacttttagctagaacacggcactcttaaatactcaattctgattggtcaatcgccaaaattgagctgtgtttatttcttgagaGACCACCTGCTGCTCAGGTACTCTTTTGCTAGGGAAACCATAGACTGTTAATGAGCcgagctcaataacaaatcaccAGCTAATCTGAGGGctaaaatatggagcatttaaCGGACattgcttttaatttgtttggagaggacaaaacacttgacgcgtggctggagaatgacacgtccccagcaaaaaaggcaagaaaagtaaagaacagcGATGGAATATTAAGGCACTCGCTTGCGTGCTCCATATTTTGCCgctcaaatcagctggcaagAGTAGAAGAGTAACGGGTTTGACCGCACCTCGTCCTGAGGACGTCCACGGCGTCCTGCGGGGAGCACTGTGTGTCGCTCAGCTGCTGCGGAGGCCGGCCCTCGCTGCAGGTCTGACGGTCTGTACGTCCATACAGAGCGGCCTGCACACTGATCACTCCGCTGTCTGTCACACCAGAGGAGGAAACACCATCAACACAGAgccagacagagaaaacactgcagaggaaaactAACTGTTCCTGCTCAACATGTCGTATCTCAAGTACAAactgtctttaaaaaaagagctAAATCATGTCCAGACACAGCCGCCCTGAGAATACAAGCAAATGATGCGCTTActggggactactttcagcggcggattaatccacattgtgtgctgtagtgagtgtttgtggcagcaggactgtgtgtgtgtgtgtgtgtaccacaGCTCAGGCGCTGGATGTAATCACAGGCGATCACTCTGTGTGTGGACAGCGCGGTCACAGTGTATTCAGAGGCTCCAGAAAAGCCTGGAATGAAACGTTGGTTTTAGAATCTGCTGAATAATTAAtgagtaaaaagagaaaacgaAGGTCGAGAGAAGAAGGTGACGAGACGACAGAAGACGAAGAGCAAATACGTGAGAGGACTGCAAACATgtgagagaataaaacagaactGGTAAAGCAACACGACGATGCGTCGACTCAGTAACTTAAAGTGAGTCCGGACGATGTGTGAGAATCATGACTCATCACGAAGGCACATCATCTACCTGCAGCCATCAGCaaacctgctgctgccagcactgaaacagaacaaagtTTATTCATCGGGTCACTTCTGTGTGAATCCacttttttctcattatttctgACCGTTTCACTCCAGTTAaacacaagaaagcaaaaatgtgCCTGTTTTTATATGAACCCACTTTATTCCCGTCAGTCGTGTACTCACACAGTTTGGCGCCGAGTCCGGAGCAGAACATGGTGTCAGGAGATCCGGTTTCAGTTCTGGGGCTCGAAGCAGACGCCTCACATTTATTCTCCTGGGGCGGGAACTGTCTCGCCTTGAGCAAGTCAGTAATGGAAAATCCAGGATGTTTTTCATGAGTTGCGACAGACCGAAAGAGGAAACTCAGGCTCAAAAAATTATTATCAGAAAAACACCGGTCTCAGAACATGTCTGAAAAaagtcacacagagacacaaaatacGACAAACATCAAACCATTAAAGCGTCTGAGCTCCGGGAGGCTGAGCCTGTgaccatgctaacatgttagcattctgacaTCTGTTAATTACACACTTTACTGCTCATTTCCAACTGAACTGTTGGCAgctgagttgcattgtgggtaaagaaaggaagaagaatgtgttcAGTTAAATAAATGAGTATGCcttgtgttgaaaaaaaaaaaaaacaaacctgaacaaTCATGAGACGATCGCTGTACGAGAATAAtactaaacacaaagaacacaaactcccacgaacgctcgagggttcgtgggagtttgcccgaccagtccacatgtgttttgtggacttggagaaggcattcaaCCGTGTCCCTTGTtgcattctgtgggaggtgcttcagGAGTATGGAGTCCAGGGCTCTTTACTACGGGCCGTCcagtctctgtatgaccggagcaggagcttggttcgcattgccggcagtcagtcagacctgttcccagtgcatgttggactccggcagggctgccctttgtcaccggttctgttcattatttttatggacagaatttctaggcagATACTGAAGACTCTTGTGCGCTGCTGTGCATTTCTTCAGAAATTAAGATGGACTCTGCACAAGGTTAAGGCGCTAACGTTGTCACGATGTTTATGATGGTTCTgaagtttgagaaaataaactgtcaaGTAAACAGCTGTATGAAGCGTGGCCATTCTCTTAACCAGTGCAGCGACACTCATCACGTGCACGGCTTGCAAAACAAACGGTGGAAGCTTCTTCCTTGTAAAATTTCAACACAGGATCTGCAAAGGAACACCGAGCACGTTCAAGTGCTAAATATCTCACTAATGTTACTTCTGATTTATTCAATAATTATTAGTTAATTCGACTTTTTGCTCCACTTCAAACTCAAGCGCCTGAATGGCTGCGTTatgctgcagcagagtgatTTCATCATTATGTGGAAATATCACTGcattacttctttttttttttaaccaccatCTTCCTTTTTCACATTAGCAGCACAGCTGAGCCTCTGTGGAGCGAAACAGCCCGGCGTGATCTTGAAGCCACTTCCGGTGGCGTGTGCAGGCCACCTCCAGGTACC
Proteins encoded:
- the atp6ap1a gene encoding ATPase H+ transporting accessory protein 1a, encoding MATTRTLHLRRISARAAVFLGLLSVLTTGSCDEQVPLLLWSSEGISLPRQSPPAAGHIVEQQQLASYLEKALNAGPKNVLLFLQDKMSIEDFTMYGGAFGNKQDSVFPNLEGALMSSSSPLVLPAVSWPASNAVIGQLQDQLDTSPLYMDPETLSQLRLNASSPALLVFRLPYGIGADLMSAKEILSGNDEVIGQVLSTMKAQSVPYTAVYTALRPSREAASLSMEAGLGGGRSLLQSRGGYKERERERERQRRIKEKAGIYSPVEFKEGEDTCILLWAKSLSVSILRSGRWEVQDLTPSTFGVTPSLHGSSCNKAKSRLVLNYEKVLGHNSFKLIFAMSQRHYRVSARRWFTLDSVELEYDEITATFNGSRNIYAPAEYSYRCESVTSFRWPLLIPRSSRDPANQWRVSFEDFQIQGFNVSGSEFSYASDCAGFFSPGIWMGLMTSLLMVLVLTYGLHMIMQLHTMDRFDDPKGPAISVPQTE
- the LOC121612854 gene encoding L-rhamnose-binding lectin SML-like; protein product: MFCSGLGAKLLLAAAGLLMAAGFSGASEYTVTALSTHRVIACDYIQRLSCDSGVISVQAALYGRTDRQTCSEGRPPQQLSDTQCSPQDAVDVLRTSCDGRKVCELTANDVRTSDPCLGIHKYLDTTYNCVPASHSVTCEHSVEHLQCGEGQVIFVIGANYGRHDSSTCFYQRPASQLQNVHCSRPTSKVAESCNGKRSCAIKASNSVFGDPCVGTYKYLEVAYRCQYPVTEPLEN